The DNA window TTCCAGCGATTCCACTTCATCCTGGGGAGCCGCCCAAACAGGCGTTACAATCAAGGAACTCATCACAACGCATGTGATGAGTGTCTTTATCATCCGTCTCTTCATAATCTCACCCATCCTTATCAACGTCTCGTATCTATACCCCCGCATAGTTTAAGATAAGAATACAACATTTTACTCCTATTTTCAATATTTTTTAGAATATTACCAAAAATCCCCGGCGCTTACCGGGGATTTCTTCATTTATAGACAATTATATTCTACCAATATCTTCTGTACCAATATGTTCTTCCGATAGAACTTACAGAAGCAATCTTCACTACATCTCCGGTATGCGGCGCATGGATCATCTGGCCTCCGCCAATATAAATCCCTACATGGCCTGAGTAGCATACCACGTCTCCAGGCTGCGGGTTGCTGACCGCCTGGCCGCCTCCGCCCTGAGCGCCTGATGTACGTCCGATGCTGATGCCCGCAACTTTGTGGCAATACTGAACAAGACCGGAACAATCAAGTCCTACGCCTGGTGTCGTGCCGCCCCATACATAAGGTACGCCCAGCTGACTGTAGGCCGCGTTCACGATCGTCTGTGCCGCTGAGGTGTCGCCATTGCTGACATAATCGCCGCCGCCAGAACCGCTGCCGGTGCTGCCGCCGGAGCCATCGTTATCGCTTCCCGCCGCTTCCGCCTGCTGCTCTCTTCTTGCCGCCGCAGCCGCTTCCGCCGCTTCCTGAAGCTGCGCATCCAAATCTGAGATCTCACTCTGCTTCTCTTCGATGGTCGCGTTCAGAGATTCTTCTTCCGCCTCATATTCCGTCTGCATAGACTGCATATCTTTCTGCTCTTTTTCCAATGTAGTCTTGAGCGTCTCGACCTCTTTCTTGGTCTCTACATATTCATTCAGTTTCTCCCTGTCATAGGAGTAAACGTTCTGGACGTATTCCGCGTTATTTACAAGGTCTGAAAAGTCTTCCGCCGATACAAGCGCTTCGATTACACTGGTATCTCCCTGCTCATACATATATTTAATACGAAGCTTCATATCTTCGTACTGCTGCTCTTCTTTCTCTTGGGCCTTCTTTAAATCTTCCTCTGCTTGGGTAATCTCTTCGCCTTTTGCGATCAAATCTGTCTCTAACTGATCCAGCTTTTCCAGAGTCGCCGTCAACTGTTCTTGAAGCGAATCCACTTCGCTCTGTGCCGCCGCTTTGTCCTTTTCCAAGTCATCTACTGATGGTGCTGCAAAAACCGGCGTCGCGATCAAGGAACTTGCTGCTATCGCGGCCAGAAATCTTATCCCAAATTTTCTCATCATCATCATCCTTTTACACATTTTTGACAAAATTTCTTATATCTGTCACAGATTATACCGCATCCCAGATATTTTTGCAATATTTTTTAATATTTTTGTAACATTTTACTTTGCGTAAGCTAAGGATGGATCGTCTCTCCATTTACATCTGGAATATCCGGCTTTTCCTCAATCCTCTGGATATACAGGAACATGGAAGAAGCCAGCGCCGCGCAGGCCACCGTGATGATCCCGGCCCTCACAGGCTCCTGCAGCAGCCAGTCAAACAGGTGATACTCTGTGGCAAATACCGAGAGAAGATTTACGGAAATGTGGGCCAAGATGGGCGCCTTCACCGACCCATATTTTTCATAAATATAACAGAACGCCATGCCCATCAGGAATCCATAGAACATCTGTATCATATTCATATGCAGGAACGCAAATACCGCTGAGGCATATAACGCCGCCTGCCAAAAAGGCGCCCGTTCCCGAAGCCGTTTATACATCAGTCCGCGAAATACCAGCTCCTCACAGATCGGCACCAAAATCCCAAGACAGACGATCTGAACCGGAAAAGCGGCCGCGTAAAGTGTAGAGAGCGTTTCCTCGTAAGCGCTGTCATAAGAAGCCAGATTCCCGATCAAGACCAGATTGTTAAATCCCAAAGAAAGAGCAAGCGTCATAAGGATCAGCGCAAAATATTTCCAAAGAGGCGCCTTCCTATTCGGTACGATCCCGGCATGTTTCTCCATTACTCGGTCCTTATGAAAAAGCGTCAGCATAACAGGGATCGTAACCAGCGCCGCCACTCCTTCAACAATCGTTGTCACTTTCAAGATCTCTGTCATCAGCCGTTCATACAATTCACTCATCTTTGTCTGATCTTCCATCGCCTGTGTCACCAGCTCTGGTTCTGACGTCATATAAAGAAACGAAAACGCGCCTGCCGCAAGAACAGACACTCCAAATGCGATCGCCATCTTAAGGAGGAGCGGACTCCACAGCCGCCACATTCTTTTTCCATAAGATTCCTGCCCGCCGGCGGGCATTTTATACTCCTGACTCATAGTCATCCTCTCTTTCTTTTATATCACTCTTACCATTCTACTGCCCCAGACATAAACAATCAATTAAAAAAATATAAAAAAAGGGCCGTCCTTTCTTTCGGGGACAGCCCGCCGCCTTCTATGCCTACAATTTGATCTTGACCACATCCACATCCAAACTCCAGAGAAATTTATCCAAATCTTTGAAGGACAAGAATACCGTTGCCGTATTCTCCAATGGATGAATTCCAAGACTCTTGCATCGGCTAAGATCTTTGTCAATGAAGAATTCCACCGCATGGTCTGTATCGTTCATCAATCCAAATGGAGATACGCTCCCCTGCTTTAACCCCAGATATTTTTCCAGCCGTTCTTCTGAGGCAAAGCTTAAATTTCCGCCTCCCAGCTGTTTCCCAAGGGCTTTCAGGTCCACTTTCTTGCTTTCCTCGCAAGTGACCAGGAAATGGCGCTTTCCCTTAGAATCCCGCAGGAACAGATTCTTGCACAACGTCCCCTTCTTAGAAAGACCCAGTCTGTCCATATCTTCCATAGTATACACAGGTTCATGCTCCACTACTTCATATTTGATCTTTTGCTTGTCCAACGCGTCATAAACTTTCTGTTTCTGGTCTTCCATAGGGAACCCTCCTTTAGCTTTTCTTACTTTCCAATTATATTGCAGCCCGTTCCGAATGTAAAGCAAAAACTTCCTCCACTGCCGCCTGATAAGCGGTCAGACTTTCTGACTTCCGCAGCTTCTTTGCCTGTTTTTCACTCCCTGGGAACAGGCGGATCATATACGACCATAATTCTTTCATTTTAAATAACACCGGCTTGTCTCCCCCGCCGATTGCTTGGTATCCCGCGCAGATCTCGTCATGGAAGGCCCGCAGCCGTTTCACATCCAGTTCATTGCCGCCTTTTTCCAGCTTCTCCACAAGCATTGGGTCTGCGATCACACCCCTCCCCAGCATCAGCGTATGGATCTTTGGAAATTTCTCCAGCAGCTTTCCGCCTGCCTCCACGCTGAAAATGTCTCCATTATAGCACAGCGGATGCCTGCAGTGCTCCTCCGCGTAAGCATAGGCTGTCAGATTCACCGGATTCTGATAAAAGTCTTGTTGTGTCCTGGGGTGAAGGATTACTTCTTCAATAGGATACCGGTTATAGATTTCCAGGATTGCTTCAAATTCTTCCGGATCGTATTTCCCAAGACGAGTTTTCACAGAAACCTTTTGATCAGTATTTGCGAAAATTTCCGCAAGAAAGCGGTCTAATTCTTCTGTTTTTGCAAGAAATCCTGCACCTCTGTTTTTCCCTACCACTGTTTTGGAAGGACAGCCGAAATTCAGGTTTATTTCCATATATCCCAGTTCTCTTAGCTTTTGCATCGTGTTTAAACAGTCATCCGCCTGATTGCTCATGATCTGGGGAACCAGCCGCATCCCCTTATTATGCTCCGGATCGATCTCACGCATTTCCCGAGCGCTGAATCCTTTCTTGCTGTGAGGCACCAAAAAGGGAGTAAAATATTTGTCCATGGGATAGAAATATTTATGATAAGCGCCGCGGTAGACATAGGTAGTAATCCCTTCCATTGGCGCAAGATAATAATACATCTTTCATTTCTCCTTTTTCCAGATAAGGACATTCTGATTCTGCTTTTTTGTAATCTGTAATTCCCTTTCCCGCATTAGGATGGACCATCGAATACGCTGTATCGCCCGCAAAAAGCACTGTTAAGACCAGGCTTGCGCAGACCAGCGCCCGCCCCTTGACTCTGCGGATCATATTATCCAAAAGAGGCGCCAGCACATAAACGATCGCCAGTCCTCCAAGGCCAAAGACCAAAAGTCCCTCTGCGCAGATCCTTCCGTTCAGATTCAGAAAATATCCGCTGTAATCCCACCAGCGCTGGCCGTTGTGAGCGATCTCCAAGTAAAGGGAAGAAAAATATTCCACACATCCGCACAGCACCACTGTCGCTCCAAATTCCGCCAGGGGATTTTTTCTAAGCCGGTTCAAAAATACCAGAATCAGGACGCCCCCGCAGCCGTAGATCGGCAGCCACGGACCATGGAGCACTCCCCTGTTGACAAAGACCCCGTCATTGATCAGATGGAGACTGACTTCCCAGAGCCAGCCTATAAAAGAAAAGGCGAAAAACATCACGATCAAAGACCAAAGGGAATATCTCCTGAAGTAATTGATCATTTCGAGCCTGTTCCGCTTCATGTGCTCCGG is part of the Lachnospiraceae bacterium KGMB03038 genome and encodes:
- a CDS encoding hydrolase; translated protein: MMMRKFGIRFLAAIAASSLIATPVFAAPSVDDLEKDKAAAQSEVDSLQEQLTATLEKLDQLETDLIAKGEEITQAEEDLKKAQEKEEQQYEDMKLRIKYMYEQGDTSVIEALVSAEDFSDLVNNAEYVQNVYSYDREKLNEYVETKKEVETLKTTLEKEQKDMQSMQTEYEAEEESLNATIEEKQSEISDLDAQLQEAAEAAAAARREQQAEAAGSDNDGSGGSTGSGSGGGDYVSNGDTSAAQTIVNAAYSQLGVPYVWGGTTPGVGLDCSGLVQYCHKVAGISIGRTSGAQGGGGQAVSNPQPGDVVCYSGHVGIYIGGGQMIHAPHTGDVVKIASVSSIGRTYWYRRYW
- a CDS encoding CPBP family intramembrane metalloprotease; protein product: MPAGGQESYGKRMWRLWSPLLLKMAIAFGVSVLAAGAFSFLYMTSEPELVTQAMEDQTKMSELYERLMTEILKVTTIVEGVAALVTIPVMLTLFHKDRVMEKHAGIVPNRKAPLWKYFALILMTLALSLGFNNLVLIGNLASYDSAYEETLSTLYAAAFPVQIVCLGILVPICEELVFRGLMYKRLRERAPFWQAALYASAVFAFLHMNMIQMFYGFLMGMAFCYIYEKYGSVKAPILAHISVNLLSVFATEYHLFDWLLQEPVRAGIITVACAALASSMFLYIQRIEEKPDIPDVNGETIHP
- a CDS encoding prolyl-tRNA synthetase associated domain-containing protein, with product MEDQKQKVYDALDKQKIKYEVVEHEPVYTMEDMDRLGLSKKGTLCKNLFLRDSKGKRHFLVTCEESKKVDLKALGKQLGGGNLSFASEERLEKYLGLKQGSVSPFGLMNDTDHAVEFFIDKDLSRCKSLGIHPLENTATVFLSFKDLDKFLWSLDVDVVKIKL
- a CDS encoding tRNA-dihydrouridine synthase family protein → MYYYLAPMEGITTYVYRGAYHKYFYPMDKYFTPFLVPHSKKGFSAREMREIDPEHNKGMRLVPQIMSNQADDCLNTMQKLRELGYMEINLNFGCPSKTVVGKNRGAGFLAKTEELDRFLAEIFANTDQKVSVKTRLGKYDPEEFEAILEIYNRYPIEEVILHPRTQQDFYQNPVNLTAYAYAEEHCRHPLCYNGDIFSVEAGGKLLEKFPKIHTLMLGRGVIADPMLVEKLEKGGNELDVKRLRAFHDEICAGYQAIGGGDKPVLFKMKELWSYMIRLFPGSEKQAKKLRKSESLTAYQAAVEEVFALHSERAAI